Proteins encoded by one window of Cloeon dipterum chromosome 4, ieCloDipt1.1, whole genome shotgun sequence:
- the puc gene encoding dual specificity protein phosphatase 10, with the protein MTSLVAIRTEAPQSPPQSAKLRSSLRLPLARSVSEPAPLDKPQPFSPSIFKSPLLAPSTSSPEVKRCRLEPQSLPTSPCCDSSTLHRSMVLRKVRALDCASLARSLSTGGGNGILLIDIRPFLAFNLSHIAGSVNINCQDRISRKRLSKRSLLSELASSKEVKEALRKRHYKEIIVYDQSTVEFDKLSSTHPLFLALTSLVEENREPAVLIGGHSEFQRQYHEHCETTLISSAPEEPPSYDLHKHPISRILPHLYLGNASDARDRQKLADHSISRILAISADEESPVQPLLETKIIAATDNCSQNMKQFFEEAFSFIEAARKKGERVLLHCQAGVSRSPTIAIAYMMRLERISMYEAYRRVKEIRSIISPNLNFVGQLMELEASLQGPSWSEKQAEATSAPVGGIS; encoded by the exons ATGACCTCGCTGGTGGCCATCCGGACCGAAGCCCCCCAGAGCCCCCCGCAGTCGGCGAAGCTGAGGTCCAGTCTGAGGCTGCCACTGGCGCGCAGCGTATCGGAGCCCGCGCCCCTCGACAAGCCGCAGCCCTTCAGTCCCAG CATCTTCAAGAGCCCGCTGCTGGCGCCGTCAACGTCCTCGCCGGAGGTAAAGCGCTGCAGGCTGGAGCCGCAGTCGCTGCCCACCTCGCCGTGCTGCGACTCATCCACCTTGCACCGTTCCATGGTGCTGCGCAAGGTGCGCGCCCTTGACTGCGCCTCCCTCGCGCGCAGCCTCAGTACGGGTGGTGGAAACGGAATTCTACTCATCGACATCCGGCCCTTTTTGGCCTTCAACCTAAGTCACATTGCTGGCTCTGTCAACATCAATTGCCAG GACCGGATCAGCCGCAAAAGGCTGTCAAAGCGGAGCCTTCTCAGTGAACTTGCATCATCAAAGGAGGTGAAAGAAGCGCTGCGTAAGCGACATTACAAGGAAATTATTGTCTACGACCAGAGTACGGTAGAATTCGACAAGCTGTCGTCCACACACCCTCTATTTCTGGCTCTCACCTCGTTGGTGGAGGAGAACCGCGAGCCTGCCGTTTTGATAG GTGGGCACTCAGAGTTCCAGCGTCAGTACCATGAGCACTGCGAAACCACCCTCATCTCCTCAGCGCCTGAAGAACCACCAAGTTACGATCTGCACAAGCACCCCATCTCCCGCATTCTGCCCCACCTGTACCTAGGCAACGCCAGTGACGCGCGTGACCGCCAAAAGTTGGCAGACCACAGCATCTCTCGCATATTGGCCATCTCTGCCGACGAGGAATCGCCGGTCCAGCCACTCTTGGAGACTAAAATCATCGCAGCCACCGACAACTGCAGTCAAAacatgaaacaattttttgaggaGGCCTTTAGCTTTATTG AGGCAGCTCGCAAAAAAGGTGAACGCGTGCTGTTGCACTGCCAGGCAGGCGTTTCGCGCTCGCCCACCATCGCCATTGCCTACATGATGCGCCTCGAGCGCATTTCCATGTACGAGGCGTACCGCCGCGTCAAGGAAATCCGGTCCATAATCTCGCCCAACCTCAACTTTGTGGGCCAGCTGATGGAGCTGGAGGCGAGTCTGCAAGGCCCCAGCTGGAGCGAAAAGCAGGCGGAGGCGACCTCCGCCCCTGTGGGCGGCATCAGCTAA